From the genome of Triticum aestivum cultivar Chinese Spring chromosome 3B, IWGSC CS RefSeq v2.1, whole genome shotgun sequence, one region includes:
- the LOC123072837 gene encoding pentatricopeptide repeat-containing protein At4g39530, whose product MGGSLAQLLLSCLAGDRLRRVLPPAHAVAVVSGLLPDLFLANLLLRGYSKLGRLGDARALFDGMPSRNLVSWGSAISMYAQHGREDDALALFAAFRGAGGEPPNEFLLASALRACAQSRAARFGEQVHGVTAKLGLDANVFVGTALVNLYAKAGRIDAAMSVFDALPVRNPVTWTAVITGYSQAGQARVALELFGKMGLDGVRPDRFVLASAASACSALGFVEGGRQIHAYAYRTAAESDASVTNALIDLYCKCSRLSLARRLFDSMENRNLVSWTTMIAGYMQNSLDAEAMSMFWQLSRAGLQPDVFACTSILNSCGSSAAVWQGRQVHAHAIKADLESDEYVKNALIDMYAKCEHLAEARAVFEALAEDDAISYNAMIEGYARLGDLTGAVEIFSKMRYCSLKPSLLTFVSLLGVSSSRSDLELSKQIHSLIVKSGTSLDLYAGSALIDVYSKFSLVDDAKVVFSLMHNRDMVIWNAMIFGLAQNERGEEAVKLFTQLRVSGLTPNEFTFVALVTVASALASMSHGQQFHAQIIKEGADSDPHVSNALMDMYAKCGFIEEGRQLFESTSGKDVICWNSMISTYAQHGHAEEALRAFGMMGGAGVEPNYVTFVAVLSACAHGGLVDEGLQYFNSMNTKYTVEPGTEHYASVVNLFGRAGKLHAAKEFIERMPIEPAAVVWRSLLSACHLFGNVEIGTYAAEMALLADPMDSGPSVLMSNIYASKGLWSDAQKLRQGMDCAGVVKEAGYSW is encoded by the coding sequence ATGGGCGGgagcctcgcccagctgctcctctCATGCCTCGCCGGCGACCGCCTCCGCCGCGTCCTCCCGCCGGCGCACGCCGTCGCCGTCGTCTCGGGCCTCCTCCCGGACCTCTTCCTCGCCAACCTCCTCCTACGCGGCTACTCCAAGCTCGGCCGCCTCGGGGACGCCCGCGCCCTGTTCGACGGTATGCCGAGCCGGAACCTCGTCTCCTGGGGCTCCGCCATCTCCATGTACGCGCAGCACGGCCGCGAGGACGACGCGCTCGCCCTCTTCGCCGCCTTCCGGGGCGCCGGCGGCGAGCCGCCCAACGAGTTCCTGCTCGCCAGCGCCCTCAGGGCCTGCGCGCAGTCGAGGGCGGCCCGCTTCGGCGAGCAGGTGCACGGCGTCACCGCCAAGCTCGGCCTGGACGCCAACGTCTTCGTCGGGACCGCGCTGGTCAACCTGTACGCCAAGGCTGGCCGCATCGACGCGGCGATGTCGGTCTTCGACGCCCTCCCGGTGAGGAACCCGGTCACCTGGACCGCGGTGATCACGGGGTACTCTCAGGCTGGGCAGGCCAGGGTTGCATTGGAGCTGTTTGGGAAGATGGGGCTCGACGGCGTCCGGCCCGACCGGTTTGTGCTGGCGAGCGCCGCCAGCGCCTGCTCTGCGCTTGGGTTTGTAGAGGGCGGCAGGCAGATACACGCCTACGCGTACCGGACAGCGGCGGAGTCAGATGCGTCGGTGACCAACGCGCTGATCGATCTGTACTGTAAGTGCTCCAGGCTCTCGTTGGCTCGCCGGCTGTTTGATTCCATGGAGAACCGCAATCTTGTGTCGTGGACGACGATGATCGCTGGCTACATGCAGAATTCGCTCGATGCTGAAGCCATGTCCATGTTCTGGCAGCTGAGCCGGGCTGGGTTGCAGCCGGATGTTTTCGCCTGCACAAGCATCTTGAACTCGTGTGGCTCTTCGGCAGCGGTATGGCAAGGAAGGCAGGTACATGCCCACGCCATAAAGGCTGATCTAGAGTCCGATGAATATGTCAAGAATGCTCTGATTGACATGTATGCTAAATGCGAGCATCTAGCAGAAGCGAGAGCAGTATTCGAAGCCTTGGCAGAAGATGATGCGATTTCTTACAATGCAATGATCGAAGGATACGCAAGGCTGGGTGACCTTACAGGAGCAGTCGAAATATTCAGTAAGATGAGATATTGCTCACTAAAGCCAAGCCTACTGACATTTGTTTCGCTGCTTGGGGTGTCGTCGTCTCGGTCTGACCTTGAACTGAGCAAGCAGATTCACAGTCTCATCGTCAAATCAGGAACTTCGTTGGACCTATATGCAGGGAGTGCTCTGATCGATGTCTATTCAAAGTTTTCCCTTGTGGACGATGCCAAAGTTGTGTTCAGCCTGATGCACAACAGGGACATGGTAATCTGGAATGCTATGATTTTTGGCCTTGCGCAGAATGAGCGAGGGGAAGAGGCTGTGAAGCTCTTTACCCAGCTTCGCGTCTCCGGGCTAACACCTAATGAGTTCACGTTTGTTGCACTGGTGACTGTGGCAAGTGCTCTGGCAAGCATGTCTCATGGACAGCAGTTCCATGCCCAGATCATCAAAGAAGGTGCAGACAGTGACCCCCATGTTTCAAATGCTCTCATGGACATGTATGCAAAGTGTGGCTTCATCGAAGAAGGACGGCAGTTGTTTGAGTCAACATCGGGAAAGGACGTCATCTGTTGGAACTCGATGATTTCGACATATGCGCAGCACGGTCATGCCGAGGAAGCTCTTCGTGCTTTTGGGATGATGGGAGGGGCTGGAGTAGAGCCGAACTATGTGACATTTGTCGCTGTGTTGTCAGCATGTGCTCATGGAGGCCTTGTGGATGAAGGCTTACAGTATTTTAACTCCATGAACACCAAATACACGGTTGAACCGGGCACCGAGCACTATGCTTCTGTGGTCAACCTTTTTGGTCGTGCAGGCAAACTGCATGCTGCCAAGGAGTTTATCGAAAGGATGCCGATTGAACCAGCTGCGGTTGTTTGGAGGAGCTTGCTGAGTGCCTGCCATCTGTTTGGTAATGTTGAAATCGGGACGTATGCCGCTGAAATGGCACTCTTGGCGGATCCTATGGACAGTGGCCCCTCTGTTCTTATGTCGAATATTTATGCCTCTAAAGGACTGTGGTCTGATGCACAGAAGTTGAGACAGGGGATGGACTGTGCTGGCGTTGTGAAGGAAGCAGGATATAGCTGGTGA